One window from the genome of Cyclobacterium amurskyense encodes:
- a CDS encoding DUF485 domain-containing protein: MKKINSIFQLLTALFFGIGLVYFLTYEKMWSSIPMTSEVVSWLLAGLVIYLITWGTSWGYTSSLNSRIKKVELEKKDLKAMVFDLERGMKADQIVKKPEVSQDDVEPSSIKPRENFK, encoded by the coding sequence ATGAAAAAAATTAACAGCATATTTCAGCTTTTAACAGCTTTGTTTTTCGGTATAGGACTGGTTTATTTTCTCACCTATGAGAAAATGTGGAGTAGTATTCCAATGACCAGTGAAGTTGTTTCCTGGTTATTGGCAGGCTTGGTTATCTACCTGATTACTTGGGGGACGAGTTGGGGATATACCAGTAGTCTAAACAGCCGGATTAAGAAAGTCGAATTAGAAAAAAAGGACCTTAAAGCCATGGTGTTTGATCTTGAGAGAGGAATGAAAGCAGATCAAATAGTTAAGAAACCAGAAGTATCACAGGATGACGTTGAGCCATCTTCCATCAAACCAAGAGAGAATTTTAAATAG